CAATGACATCAAAGTGCAtccaatcagaaaaaaaaagcagatataCACTAGGATTACAGGACAAAAAGTTAatttcaagttatttttttcaaccatAATCGGAAAGAGAGTACAAATGATGCTGGAATAATAATTGTCATATTTATCAGCTTTGAAAAcctatttgaatattttcaaaGGAAGCCAATTACAACTATGATCATGATTCCCATATTTCATATGAACATATTTGAATAGCTTGTGTTTGAAGGTCAGTTTTACACCATAATGAACCCATTACTAACTGCCTAAGGACTTTtgaattaatctttaaaaaaatataatttcttcTTACTTGTGCTTTGGGATTGACTCTGGCAGTGTGTGTTTCTTGATGGCTGCAAAGGCTTCATGGCTGCGCTCATGTGAACGCAAACCTTTCAATGACATGAATGTTCGCCCACACCGTTTGCAGGCAGGTAGGTCTTCTTTTGAATCCTCCTCTGGTTGATCTGTGTCTGCTGGTTTTGTAGGGGATGACAAAGGGCTTTTTGGTAAAATCAAGGTCTCCACTGGTGCCCCCGTCCACACTTCCAGTTCTTCCAATGTTTCTAACACAGGCAGTTCACTCTGCTTTaagaacagaaacacaacaaattAAAACTCGTAAGTAAAGCCAAGACATACAAATGTTAATGAACACGTTGGTAGAGAACTTACTTCCATTAATTTGTCCTCTGGTGTTGTGGTTATGACATCTGATGTGTCTGTCTTTGCTTCATTTGCTTTCATATTCTCGCTCTCTCTGTGGCGGTCCAGGTGATAACACATCTTCTTTATTCCATTCAGTTGCTTTTTGCAGTGAATGCATTTATAAAGCCCTGTGCTCCTATGTGATGCTCTGGATAGCACAATAAAGTCCAGAATACGATCTGAATTATGAACTGTTCTAAAGTGGTCAATAAGCAGCTCAGGTGAGTCCAACTTTATGTTTGGACATATCTTGCATTCAACAGCTGTACTTTCCACAGCCTGAGCATCCAGCTGGTCAGCATCTGACTTAGGCCTACGCTTGTTGTACTTCTCCAGCAGCTTGTGTGTTGTCAGTACGTCTATTTTGTGGAATTTTCTGTAGTGGCTTTGCAGGTATCTTCGGAAGCCACCTTTATAGGAACAAATGTGGCAAGGGTATGACATCTCTTTGTTCTGCTCTGATGCCGTGTTTGACTGAACAGGCTCAGGAGTGTCCAGTTCTTGAGCGCTGTCAGGCTCTGTAATGCTGGCAACTGATGcgtctttttttaaagagaatGCCTCCAATATTGACTGCTCAAAGCCGTAATCCTGTTGTTTCTTTGGGGTTTTGATTTTGAGTACAAGTCTAGGAGTTGTTGCCTCAGTCTTACTGTGGTCCCTCTTGCAGTGGGTTTTCAGTTTCTTCATTGAACAATGAATTTGTGGACATTTCTTGCACTTGTAACCTCTTTTGTTAGAGCTTCCCTTTGAAAAACCAACCATGTTGGTTACCAGAATTTCCTCCATCTTAAGATTGTCTGCCCTGGCAGTGAATTTTGGATGGCTCATTTGGCAGTGAGTGAGAACCCCATGGTAGCTAGAATTCACATAGGTGCACTTTGGACACTTAAAGACCATTACTTTGTTTTCCGCTGTTTCTGTGCTACTTGTATCcaaattgtttttatgttgctgGGCTGAAACGCAGTGTGGAGATGTTGGCCTGGGACTCTTTTCAACCTGCTTGGTCAGTGGTACAAAATATTTATCGAAGGTttcttttccatgtttttggGCATAATGAGTTCCAAGgagttttttcctgaaatagGCATTGGAGCACAAAGCACACTTGTATGGAGGATCACCAGCTGTTGGTGCAGATGCATTATTGTGCTGAAGAAGAATGTGTCGTCCAAGCCCAACCTGCGTGCTGCCCTTGTAAGAACaatgagggcactttatcatagCACGTTGTTTCTTCTTAAAAAGTGAGGCTTTGGATATGAATCCTTGATTGCTACGGATCTTGGCCTGAGTTTGTTTCATGACAGCTGATGGTTTAAGGGGCAGTTTGAGCTTTGTTGGCACTGTGTTCACTGCAGTTCCATGATGGTTCTTCTTGCGATGCCTGATCAGTTTCTCCAGTGTGGCACAGATTTGTGGGCAGGTTTTGCACATGTACCCACTTAGTCTCAAGCGCTGaccttttcttttcaaacagtCCTTCAAGTTCTTTAAATTCTCTCCATCCACATGAAGACTATTTGCCCTGGATACAGAACCAGGGTGCCTCATCTGGCAGTGGGTGAGAACTCCATGATAGTTGGTGTTCACATACGTACAGTATGGACACTTAAAAACATGGATACGTGATTGGTTGTTCATTTGCCCTTCTTTCAGCTCAACATTTTCTGTTGCAGCTTCTTTGTGTTTGAGTGCAAGATGAGAATCGAGACGGCGCTGGGTGTGATACTTTGCAGAGCAGTAATGGCACTTGAACTTTTTGGACGATTTTTTGACTTTATCAGATGATCCAGGTGAGTTTTCAAACTCAAGAGACATTTGGATGTTGTCAGTTGTAACAGGTTTGTCACTGTGGTCATCTAACTGCCTGTTTGCACCAGTCTTCCTGATCTCGATGACATCCAGGACAGAGCCATCCTCTTTCACTGACCAAGGATGGACAGCCCGATAATGGTGAGTGATGTTTGACATGGAGTCACTTTTAAATGAACATGCTTTGCAGGAATATGCCTTGGTTTCGTTTTGTCCAGATCTCAGAGATGGTGAAATACCATCTGTGGTAACTACATCATTTAAACTCTCCGTTTGCTTGATTtgccttttcttctttgtaGATTTTGTTGGTTTGGGGCCGACATGTAAGCGAGTCATCACATACTCCAGGCTAGGttgttttggatgtttttctctgtaatGTTGAAAGACTTCTTCGGCTGTTTGGtgagaaaacacacacatttcacAGTGATAACCTGCCTGTATAATTCCTTGTTTATAACACATCCTCAAAACTTCTGGGACTGTGCGATTTAACTTGTGGACTTGCTTCATGTGCCTCCTCaacagataaaaatgttgagttttgtACGGGCATACATGGCACTTAAGGGTCCTCTCTGTTTGTGAGGCTGTTCCTGATGAGGACTCTGAAACTTTGTTGAGCACCTTTTGTTTGGCCTTTTTGTCTCCCTTTTCACAAAGGGATTCACACTCGACCTCATGGTCTGCAGGCATTTCTTGTGGCAATCTCTTTAACTTTTCATGAATCAGAGAAGAATACCGGCGGATACGATCTTCCCCCACCTTAAATCGAGGATGTCTAGTGAAATAATGTCGCAGTACCTCTTTAAAATTGCAGTTTCTGTAATTGCataaatggcagaaaaacacatttgtttcaCCTTCATTCAATATAGGAAGAGGTAGATGAACAGCAGTGTCGTTTTTTtgggattttgttttgttaatcTGATCACGAATTGAGGCTGTGTGTTTAATAATACGttctctttttgtcttcatgtttttatgaaCTCTGGCTTGATGGTTTAGCACTCCTTTTAAGGTTGGATTCCCCAAGTTGCACCTCTCACAGTAGAACAAGTTTTCTGGACAGTCATAAGCATTGTGCTCCACCACCGACTCCCCCGCTGATTTCTCCTCCATGTTCTGATGTTCTGATCCACTGCAAACTTCAACCCGTTCACAGGGTTTGGTTTCAGAGGGAACTGAACTTGGGCTCACTTgaattttcttccttttctccaCTTCATCACTATATGACGCAATCTTTAAAACATCTGTTTGTTCATGTCCAGAATGTTTTGTGTTATAATGTCCAACAACGCTGTTAATGTTGGTACTTGAATAGCTGCAATGCTGGCAGTAAAACTGTTCATTTGGTGAACTGCTGATTGGTAACCGGTCTGGTTCAATCGACATTTCTCTTGACTGTGTGGCAGGTGATTTTGTTCCTTTACTTCCCTCCTCTGCAGATTCCACTTTCCTGCTTTTAGGAGACTCCGAATGCATTTTGGAGGCTTCCAGGGAGCGTAAAGGTTTTTTCAAACACAGTTTTATCCTTTTCAATGAAAGCTTATTTTTGTTTCGCGGTGTCTTGGAATCTGTGCTGCTCTTGGTGGATGTTGATTTTTCCACCACAGAGTTTAGAGGCTTATCTAGTGTCTTCTGGGATTTTGTATCTGACGAGACACAAGCAGACTGTTTGATTTTGTCTATTGTGACAGTTTCGCCTGGGTGGTTTCTTTGGTAGTGGACATGCATGACAACAGCTGACTTGTGACTAAACTCACAGATGTTACAATGATACAAGGCCAAGTCCGTTCCTGTGGAGGCGGGATGTTGAGGTGATGGTGTCTTTCTGACTTCCTTACATGTTTCATGGAAACTTTCTGAAGACATCTCTTCTGCTTTTTCAGGACTCAACACTTTTTCACATCCACtagatttggattttttctcCTCTTGGCATCTCCTTGCTGAAAATTTGCAGTACATCAAAGAATTACCAACC
The Cheilinus undulatus linkage group 5, ASM1832078v1, whole genome shotgun sequence DNA segment above includes these coding regions:
- the LOC121509713 gene encoding zinc finger protein 462-like isoform X2 yields the protein MQKDTVHIATSGNLTPHQAVTQELQMKSLQCSRCSLIFKSKVYLFEHLNKVHGFDVDVALTDAGLKHLGTQQTNTDIKSNNSRDNFGCQHCDFKAFSLDLLNEHEMQCQRTPENQNGFRTKIISENSKTKIIFVVKNHKEAERAEESSSVHPVKSTSKTECTLNSSKDLKTYKRPMQTITKYLVPSPELIQKPPALLEHTSKSPDGSKETLFLKESPSNSTPNSSGVFKVTAMHTIDISKSESTRFLLKDPFPGAGLKSPKPQGKITAPNNGEKRPVSEISGGPPVKKAKSDREKKIIPEKANESKHQCSNSKDLSFEFSDGEEERNLEDMDVETSTVYNCKHCDFKVVGIKLLANHYQNSHPHIRYNAVYLQDPTDHSATFRCLECPIEFSNLAKLQRHYTENHPEALLVLTMQSFDHNLVYKCFVCSFKTDELKALKEHYKEKHPTHEVGNSLMYCKFSARRCQEEKKSKSSGCEKVLSPEKAEEMSSESFHETCKEVRKTPSPQHPASTGTDLALYHCNICEFSHKSAVVMHVHYQRNHPGETVTIDKIKQSACVSSDTKSQKTLDKPLNSVVEKSTSTKSSTDSKTPRNKNKLSLKRIKLCLKKPLRSLEASKMHSESPKSRKVESAEEGSKGTKSPATQSREMSIEPDRLPISSSPNEQFYCQHCSYSSTNINSVVGHYNTKHSGHEQTDVLKIASYSDEVEKRKKIQVSPSSVPSETKPCERVEVCSGSEHQNMEEKSAGESVVEHNAYDCPENLFYCERCNLGNPTLKGVLNHQARVHKNMKTKRERIIKHTASIRDQINKTKSQKNDTAVHLPLPILNEGETNVFFCHLCNYRNCNFKEVLRHYFTRHPRFKVGEDRIRRYSSLIHEKLKRLPQEMPADHEVECESLCEKGDKKAKQKVLNKVSESSSGTASQTERTLKCHVCPYKTQHFYLLRRHMKQVHKLNRTVPEVLRMCYKQGIIQAGYHCEMCVFSHQTAEEVFQHYREKHPKQPSLEYVMTRLHVGPKPTKSTKKKRQIKQTESLNDVVTTDGISPSLRSGQNETKAYSCKACSFKSDSMSNITHHYRAVHPWSVKEDGSVLDVIEIRKTGANRQLDDHSDKPVTTDNIQMSLEFENSPGSSDKVKKSSKKFKCHYCSAKYHTQRRLDSHLALKHKEAATENVELKEGQMNNQSRIHVFKCPYCTYVNTNYHGVLTHCQMRHPGSVSRANSLHVDGENLKNLKDCLKRKGQRLRLSGYMCKTCPQICATLEKLIRHRKKNHHGTAVNTVPTKLKLPLKPSAVMKQTQAKIRSNQGFISKASLFKKKQRAMIKCPHCSYKGSTQVGLGRHILLQHNNASAPTAGDPPYKCALCSNAYFRKKLLGTHYAQKHGKETFDKYFVPLTKQVEKSPRPTSPHCVSAQQHKNNLDTSSTETAENKVMVFKCPKCTYVNSSYHGVLTHCQMSHPKFTARADNLKMEEILVTNMVGFSKGSSNKRGYKCKKCPQIHCSMKKLKTHCKRDHSKTEATTPRLVLKIKTPKKQQDYGFEQSILEAFSLKKDASVASITEPDSAQELDTPEPVQSNTASEQNKEMSYPCHICSYKGGFRRYLQSHYRKFHKIDVLTTHKLLEKYNKRRPKSDADQLDAQAVESTAVECKICPNIKLDSPELLIDHFRTVHNSDRILDFIVLSRASHRSTGLYKCIHCKKQLNGIKKMCYHLDRHRESENMKANEAKTDTSDVITTTPEDKLMESELPVLETLEELEVWTGAPVETLILPKSPLSSPTKPADTDQPEEDSKEDLPACKRCGRTFMSLKGLRSHERSHEAFAAIKKHTLPESIPKHKINKYIIYKSGTTKPFVCSFCSYRTNVMGLWRRHFMKNHEDVLDDPIEDEDQDEDDTQSGTEPHPSEESSDIPKLDEKPETNKRSIYSEPPDVQRQLNQYNFLAQSSVSSEATMNETRLPDSSLLHCELCNFNTEHISSIRRHYVNRHGKKLFKCKDCEFLTYSRKNLEMHMERGHSAFQSEPTHQKDLSCPFCLYQTKNKNNMIDHIVLHREERLVPIEVRRPKLSRYLQGIVFRCHNCTFTCGSAENLNLHMVKHHDIKPYKCRLCFFDCTRLSDLEAHLSDKHQVLRNHELVGHVSLDQLEARLGRMPEDGEEPLSDSDHHNFDQDIVKTEEMVADWNEVLQETQVKNPEENVMEQITLKIEDIYQLKDMEDSNRNEEGHGSHLDSWCVNDKNSVPEKHEQDQDEEEGTVCLPGIAKGQGVENIIDQNLGESMEFEDYGSQERERQTTAKVAQTILKESEDSGTTITQEQDEDKPHMKTLQENVGITEEREEKEILHGEIKDTKEILDEDCSTNLTTNQNNQANTEANNSHRSENNTGAKESFAFQITPLHPSNAQHKISHKKSSGVSLAHCYEEQVHKQSSAEESRDPYGEMPVLENEYFKEGMGPLDRWREGDHTYHLKQEQDIENEMICGDDTDGRLAEHDKGDGIKESEKHNMPKVIDGAAEDPCSVATEQKQFACEFCGRNLMNSLDLQRHVARHGI
- the LOC121509713 gene encoding zinc finger protein 462-like isoform X1; amino-acid sequence: MQKDTVHIATSGNLTPHQAVTQELQMKSLQCSRCSLIFKSKVYLFEHLNKVHGFDVDVALTDAGLKHLGTQQTNTDIKSNNSRDNFGCQHCDFKAFSLDLLNEHEMQCQRTPENQNGFRTKIISENSKTKIIFVVKNHKEAERAEESSSVHPVKSTSKTECTLNSSKDLKTYKRPMQTITKYLVPSPELIQKPPALLEHTSKSPDGSKETLFLKESPSNSTPNSSGVFKVTAMHTIDISKSESTRFLLKDPFPGAGLKSPKPQGKITAPNNGEKRPVSEISGGPPVKKAKSDREKKIIPEKANESKHQCSNSKDLSFEFSDGEEERNLEDMDVETSTVYNCKHCDFKVVGIKLLANHYQNSHPHIRYNAVYLQDPTDHSATFRCLECPIEFSNLAKLQRHYTENHPEALLVLTMQSFDHNLVYKCFVCSFKTDELKALKEHYKEKHPTHEVGNSLMYCKFSARRCQEEKKSKSSGCEKVLSPEKAEEMSSESFHETCKEVRKTPSPQHPASTGTDLALYHCNICEFSHKSAVVMHVHYQRNHPGETVTIDKIKQSACVSSDTKSQKTLDKPLNSVVEKSTSTKSSTDSKTPRNKNKLSLKRIKLCLKKPLRSLEASKMHSESPKSRKVESAEEGSKGTKSPATQSREMSIEPDRLPISSSPNEQFYCQHCSYSSTNINSVVGHYNTKHSGHEQTDVLKIASYSDEVEKRKKIQVSPSSVPSETKPCERVEVCSGSEHQNMEEKSAGESVVEHNAYDCPENLFYCERCNLGNPTLKGVLNHQARVHKNMKTKRERIIKHTASIRDQINKTKSQKNDTAVHLPLPILNEGETNVFFCHLCNYRNCNFKEVLRHYFTRHPRFKVGEDRIRRYSSLIHEKLKRLPQEMPADHEVECESLCEKGDKKAKQKVLNKVSESSSGTASQTERTLKCHVCPYKTQHFYLLRRHMKQVHKLNRTVPEVLRMCYKQGIIQAGYHCEMCVFSHQTAEEVFQHYREKHPKQPSLEYVMTRLHVGPKPTKSTKKKRQIKQTESLNDVVTTDGISPSLRSGQNETKAYSCKACSFKSDSMSNITHHYRAVHPWSVKEDGSVLDVIEIRKTGANRQLDDHSDKPVTTDNIQMSLEFENSPGSSDKVKKSSKKFKCHYCSAKYHTQRRLDSHLALKHKEAATENVELKEGQMNNQSRIHVFKCPYCTYVNTNYHGVLTHCQMRHPGSVSRANSLHVDGENLKNLKDCLKRKGQRLRLSGYMCKTCPQICATLEKLIRHRKKNHHGTAVNTVPTKLKLPLKPSAVMKQTQAKIRSNQGFISKASLFKKKQRAMIKCPHCSYKGSTQVGLGRHILLQHNNASAPTAGDPPYKCALCSNAYFRKKLLGTHYAQKHGKETFDKYFVPLTKQVEKSPRPTSPHCVSAQQHKNNLDTSSTETAENKVMVFKCPKCTYVNSSYHGVLTHCQMSHPKFTARADNLKMEEILVTNMVGFSKGSSNKRGYKCKKCPQIHCSMKKLKTHCKRDHSKTEATTPRLVLKIKTPKKQQDYGFEQSILEAFSLKKDASVASITEPDSAQELDTPEPVQSNTASEQNKEMSYPCHICSYKGGFRRYLQSHYRKFHKIDVLTTHKLLEKYNKRRPKSDADQLDAQAVESTAVECKICPNIKLDSPELLIDHFRTVHNSDRILDFIVLSRASHRSTGLYKCIHCKKQLNGIKKMCYHLDRHRESENMKANEAKTDTSDVITTTPEDKLMEQSELPVLETLEELEVWTGAPVETLILPKSPLSSPTKPADTDQPEEDSKEDLPACKRCGRTFMSLKGLRSHERSHEAFAAIKKHTLPESIPKHKINKYIIYKSGTTKPFVCSFCSYRTNVMGLWRRHFMKNHEDVLDDPIEDEDQDEDDTQSGTEPHPSEESSDIPKLDEKPETNKRSIYSEPPDVQRQLNQYNFLAQSSVSSEATMNETRLPDSSLLHCELCNFNTEHISSIRRHYVNRHGKKLFKCKDCEFLTYSRKNLEMHMERGHSAFQSEPTHQKDLSCPFCLYQTKNKNNMIDHIVLHREERLVPIEVRRPKLSRYLQGIVFRCHNCTFTCGSAENLNLHMVKHHDIKPYKCRLCFFDCTRLSDLEAHLSDKHQVLRNHELVGHVSLDQLEARLGRMPEDGEEPLSDSDHHNFDQDIVKTEEMVADWNEVLQETQVKNPEENVMEQITLKIEDIYQLKDMEDSNRNEEGHGSHLDSWCVNDKNSVPEKHEQDQDEEEGTVCLPGIAKGQGVENIIDQNLGESMEFEDYGSQERERQTTAKVAQTILKESEDSGTTITQEQDEDKPHMKTLQENVGITEEREEKEILHGEIKDTKEILDEDCSTNLTTNQNNQANTEANNSHRSENNTGAKESFAFQITPLHPSNAQHKISHKKSSGVSLAHCYEEQVHKQSSAEESRDPYGEMPVLENEYFKEGMGPLDRWREGDHTYHLKQEQDIENEMICGDDTDGRLAEHDKGDGIKESEKHNMPKVIDGAAEDPCSVATEQKQFACEFCGRNLMNSLDLQRHVARHGI